The Calothrix sp. PCC 7507 DNA segment AGGGCTGTAGGCAATCATCTTGATTCCTAATTGGTCACAAACATCTTTTAGCCCTAGTTCTGTCACCGGATATGTAGATAATAAAGAATATTGCACTTGTAGCGTGGCAATGGGTACTCCTCGTTCAGCAAACTTTTGATGCACATACTGGAGCCGTTTAGGGCCGTAATTGGATAGTCCTACTCCCTTAACTAAGCCTTGCTCATAAAGATCAGCCAAACCATCTAACAGTCCTGCTTCTTGCCAAGGCGCATAGTTTGCTGTTGACCAATGCATTTGTACCAAATCTACATTTTTTCCCAGACGTTGAGCAGATGATTTGCAAGCCGCAACCATTGACTGGCGCGTCCATCTCCAAGGGTAAGCTGCAAGCTTGGTGGCAATGCAAATATTTTTTTTGCCTATACCTTGATATGCTTGAGAAAATTTTCCTAGAAGTAGCTCACTACGCCCGTTTAATCTGCCAGTACCATAAGAATCACCTGTATCAAACAAAGTAACACCGTTACTCACACAAAGGTTAAAGACCGCTTGCAACTGCTCATCCATACTTTCGTTGTATCCCCACAGCAGTTGGTTTCCCCACGCCCAAGTCCCACAGCCCATAATTGGTAGGGATATTTCTTGGCTAATTTGCATATTGACTCGCTGTAAATGTTTTAAATATTTTTATATTAGGACGATGTGCAATCGCATTGCAGGTCGATGCAATTACATTGCAGGTCGATGCAATTACATTGCAGGTCGATGCAATTACATTGCAGGTCGATGCAATTACATTGCAGGTCGATGCAATTACATTGCAGGTCGATGCAATTGCATTGCAGGTCGATGCAATCATTACCGTTGTTTTTGACGTAATTGCTCGATGATATAGTCTTCGAGTTCTTGTCTTTCTCTGTTACTGGCTTTGCGCTGATAAGTTCTGCCTGTTTCTTGAATAAACTTACGTTTTTCGCTTGGAGACGAATTGACTTTCATTCCCTGTGCTTTGAGCTTGTTCTGTAATTCTTCCCAGGTTTCTTCTCCTACACTTTCGCCTAATTTTACAAGTGCCTTTGGGAGTAAGTTTTTAGCTTCTCTTTGAAAATCCTCTTCTGTCTCTAGAGAGGCTAAATCTACACTGCTGAAGTCGATTTCAATTTGAAACTTACTCATTAAATTATCTTTGCTCAATTAACAACTAATCTTTGGATGTACATCTTACTAGAACAACACAGCTAAAATATAGGACTCATATTTGATTTTTGAACAAATCTAAGTATCTGTAGGGTGGGCATTGCCTAAGCTGTTAACTTTGAAGGTCTTAAGTCCAAAATGTATCATACAAAATAATAGTCGTAGTTAACGTTATAGCGGTTTTCAGCTCAGTGAGGTACAGTTTTCAATCGCAAAGCCTGTAGGGGCGGGGTTTTCCCGCCCTCGATTGTATGGCATCCGACCGAAAACCTCTATATCATCAGGGCACGGCAGTGCCGATGCCCCTACGGTAAACACAAAAATTGCATGATAATTTTTAACTAATTTCGTACAAAGTCAACAGCTTAGTACAGGTCGGCGGAAATGAGCATACCATTGTAGTGCGAGCATCTTGCTCGCGTTTGTCTGCGAGCTAGATTATCAAAATGAATTTATAAAATGGTATGGTTATTTACGCCATGCAGTACTAGTGAATATTTTGATAAGCACCATTAAGTTCACTACCTTGATGCTAGCAAACCGTCATCGACCTCAGTCCCTATGTTAGGAGTCAGAAACGATAGACTTTTTACAGGGATACTTTGAAAACATGATTGTTTGCCATTTATACAAGAACTCTAGCTAAGGTAGGTATGGGGTAATGGTGCGCTTAAAACTGTGGCAATGGCTGATTTTAGCAACACCGATCGCTTTCATCGTCACTTTCTTACTAGTCTCCGCCGGAATGCAAATTCACACGTGGGGGATTAATTGGATTTGGGCTGTGTTCACCCTGCTGTTTGTGGGTTGGCGTTGGCTACTGGTGCGATGGACTCAACCTGTGGTGAAGCAGCTGGAGGCTGTATTAGCAGAAGTGAGCGAGGAATTAGCATCTGTTGCCGATGATACCTTACCTACCACAGGCAATAACGCCACCAATCAAGCAGAAATCGCTTTCCAAGAAATTTTGACAGCAGCACAAAGTGATCGCCCAATGTGGGAAGACTGGCAAACTTTCTGGATGCGCTGCCAAGATTTAGTGGTAGCGATCGCTCATATCTACAATCCCCAAGTGCAATATCCTTTGCTGAATATTTACATTCCCCAAGCTTACGGGTTGATTAGGGGCACAATGGATGGGCTGGATCAGTGGATGCAGAAGTTATCCCCAGCACTCAACCAAGTGACAGTTGGGCAAGCATACCAAGCATACGAAGTCTACCGAAAACTAGAACCATCTGCTCGTAAACTTTGGCGAGTTTGGAGTTGGGCACAGTGGTTATTAAACCCAGTCGCCAAGGTAGCACAACAAGCAAGTCAGCGGTATGCTAACCAAGCGAATCAGCAATTACTGGTGAATTTGAGCCAGTTGCTACGGGAAGCTGCTTTGAGAAATTTATGCCGACAAGCGATCGCTCTTTATAGTGGTATGACACCACCAGTTTTAGCATCTTCCCCCAAAACAACTCTCCCCACAGCCAAAACTCAAACCATCCGAGACATCCTCGAACAAGCAACACCAGTCGCAGCAGTCGAGCAAAAATCGGTCAACATTCTACTGGTGGGGCGGACAGGATCGGGAAAAAGCAGTTTGATTAACACATTGTTTCAAGCTGATTTAGCTGCCGTTGATGTCTTACCCAGCACCGATCGCATTCAAAATTATCAATGGCAAACTCAAAGCGGTGAAACCCTGACACTTTTAGACACCCCAGGCTATGAACAAGTTTACCCTGAGCGTAGCCGAAGGGTTAATCGTGGAGAACTCCGAGAGCAAGTGTTGGATTATGCCAGTAATGCAGACTTGCTGCTGTTAGTCACACCAGCCCTTGATCCTGCACTGCAGATGGATGTGGACTTTCTCCGTGAGATGAAAGCAGAGGTGACAGATTTACCTGTGATTACCATCGTTACCCAAGTGGATCGTCTCCGTCCCATCCGCGAGTGGGAGCCACCTTATGATTGGGAATGGGGGGATAAACCAAAGGAAATTGCCATTCGGGAAGCTACTGAGTATCGCGCTAAGTTGCTGGGTGAATTCTCTTATTTGGTTCTACCAGTTGTCACAGGCGATAGTCAAACAGGGCGTGTATCCTGGGGAGTGGAAGCGCTATCTTTGGGATTGATAGAAGTGATCGCACCCGCAAAGCAACTACGGCTAGCTCGTTTTTTGCGTAATCTCGAAGCCCGCACCGTCGCCGCCGCCAAAATCATCGATCACTACACCTTTCAGATGGCGACAACCCAAGGACTCACAGCACTCCTCAAAAGTCCTGTACTGCAATTTATTGCTACCCTGTCAACAGGCGCGCCAACTTTAGCATACCTACTAGCAGAACAAATTCCTGTGGAACAGTTACCAATTGTGATTGGCAAACTCCAGATGGCTTATGATTTGTTCTCACTTTTAAATCCAGGTAACTCAGCAACCCTCAACTTTGATTTGCTATCCCTGTGGCCCTTATTGTTAGAAAACTCCACCACCAGCGATCGTCACGCCTGGGCTTTTGGTCATGCGCTAGTAGAATACTGGACTCAAAATCTGACAGTTGAGCAACTGCGAGAACGTTTTGATTATTACAGCAGGGAACAGGTTTAAAGGTTTTTTAGTATCTGTATTTTCTCATGAGTT contains these protein-coding regions:
- a CDS encoding aldo/keto reductase — protein: MQISQEISLPIMGCGTWAWGNQLLWGYNESMDEQLQAVFNLCVSNGVTLFDTGDSYGTGRLNGRSELLLGKFSQAYQGIGKKNICIATKLAAYPWRWTRQSMVAACKSSAQRLGKNVDLVQMHWSTANYAPWQEAGLLDGLADLYEQGLVKGVGLSNYGPKRLQYVHQKFAERGVPIATLQVQYSLLSTYPVTELGLKDVCDQLGIKMIAYSPLALGLLTGKYAETGPFPKGVRGLLFRQLIPKVRSLLVCLQEIAQSRNKTMSQVAVNWCICKGTIPIPGAKSVEQAKENIGALGWQLNPSEVEALDQAAANTDKKMVQNIFQTK
- a CDS encoding GTPase family protein; protein product: MVRLKLWQWLILATPIAFIVTFLLVSAGMQIHTWGINWIWAVFTLLFVGWRWLLVRWTQPVVKQLEAVLAEVSEELASVADDTLPTTGNNATNQAEIAFQEILTAAQSDRPMWEDWQTFWMRCQDLVVAIAHIYNPQVQYPLLNIYIPQAYGLIRGTMDGLDQWMQKLSPALNQVTVGQAYQAYEVYRKLEPSARKLWRVWSWAQWLLNPVAKVAQQASQRYANQANQQLLVNLSQLLREAALRNLCRQAIALYSGMTPPVLASSPKTTLPTAKTQTIRDILEQATPVAAVEQKSVNILLVGRTGSGKSSLINTLFQADLAAVDVLPSTDRIQNYQWQTQSGETLTLLDTPGYEQVYPERSRRVNRGELREQVLDYASNADLLLLVTPALDPALQMDVDFLREMKAEVTDLPVITIVTQVDRLRPIREWEPPYDWEWGDKPKEIAIREATEYRAKLLGEFSYLVLPVVTGDSQTGRVSWGVEALSLGLIEVIAPAKQLRLARFLRNLEARTVAAAKIIDHYTFQMATTQGLTALLKSPVLQFIATLSTGAPTLAYLLAEQIPVEQLPIVIGKLQMAYDLFSLLNPGNSATLNFDLLSLWPLLLENSTTSDRHAWAFGHALVEYWTQNLTVEQLRERFDYYSREQV